A genomic segment from Spinacia oleracea cultivar Varoflay chromosome 3, BTI_SOV_V1, whole genome shotgun sequence encodes:
- the LOC110778458 gene encoding uncharacterized protein — protein sequence MGERFKNGKWKRIMEAPTSVEYDLAVLNMQDSWRAFPKVIEYLNGTWLPHAEKFVLAWTNNVLHFGNINNCRVESAHSMMKNWLSCANGSFDTVWGKVNAAINSQLTEIRNTLEASMRTHGQMWTRLPFQHLSGHASHYCLNLLVKEETRMKALSHEVHVRCGCVYRTTHGLPCACQIFDAIHSDTYFARQQIHSFWRTLKINDGDHIIELADINPCAQDTQFFQSLVDEVSSSDPAVIRHMSRMMHNYLHPDKAGYIQPEPNMSTRGRPNTRRNISAWEHMGHGRGRGRGRGRGRGRGRVRGRARDGPQRDISEFRYLDRIPGIIVDFVEDWIDVMGDGNCGFRCLADFFLGDQDKYVEARKIIANEVGANRWKYQHIHHGGVDEAMRRIKWPGGHCTSDHYMEVMEDLFPIAQFWNCAVILLGVQGGSLYPCMTVLPWDAECNVTQPSREIFILHLIEYNHFIRLDLSPGCPIPPLADLWFMVREPSVIGWEQIFQHRIAEWQHLETLV from the exons ATGGGTGAGAGATTCAAGAATGGAAAATGGAAGAGAATAATGGAGGCTCCAACTAGTGTTGAGTATGATCTAGCTGTGTTGAACATGCAGGATTCCTGGCGGGCTTTTCCTAAGGTAATTGAGTATTTGAATGGTACATGGTTACCCCATGCGGAAAAATTTGTCTTAGCATGGACAAATAATGTGCTTCACTTTGGCAACATCAACAATTGTAGAGTAGAGAGTGCACATTCGATGATGAAGAATTGGTTGTCATGTGCTAATGGGTCTTTTGACACCGTGTGGGGGAAGGTTAATGCAGCGATCAACTCACAACTCACAGAGATTAGAAACACCCTTGAGGCGTCGATGCGTACTCATGGTCAGATGTGGACCCGACTTCCGTTCCAGCATTTGAGTGGCCATGCGTCCCACTACTGTTTAAACCTTTTGGTGAAGGAGGAAACACGGATGAAGGCGTTAAGTCATGAGGTTCATGTACGTTGTGGATGTGTGTATAGGACTACACATGGTCTTCCTTGTGCGTGCCAAATTTTCGATGCAATTCACTCAGACACATATTTCGCTCGGCAACAGATTCATTCATTTTGGAGGACACTTAAGATCAATGATGGAGATCACATAATTGAGTTGGCCGACATAAATCCCTGCGCACAGGATACTCAGTTTTTCCAGTCTCTTGTCGATGAAGTGTCTTCTAGCGATCCTGCAGTGATACGCCACATGTCCCGAATGATGCATAACTATCTACACCCAGATAAGGCCGGTTACATTCAACCCGAACCTAATATGTCAACAAGAGGTAGGCCAAATACTCGACGCAATATCAGTGCATGGGAACACATGGGTCATGGCCGAGGTCGTGGCCGAGGTCGTGGTCGTGGTCGTGGTCGTGGTCGTGTTCGTGGACGCGCTCGTG ATGGTCCTCAAAGGGACATATCGGAGTTTCGCTACCTAGACAGAATCCCGGGAATTATTGTGGATTTTGTAGAAGATTGGATCGATGTAATGGGTGATGGAAATTGTGGTTTTCGTTGTCTTGCTGATTTTTTCCTAGGTGATCAAGATAAATATGTGGAGGCGAGGAAGATAATTGCGAATGAGGTAGGGGCCAATAGATGGAAGTATCAACATATTCACCATGGTGGTGTCGACGAAGCTATGAGACGTATCAAATGGCCCGGAGGGCATTGCACATCAGATCATTATATGGAAGTGATGGAAGACTTGTTCCCTATTGCTCAATTCTGGAACTGTGCGGTGATTTTGTTAGGAGTGCAAGGCGGTTCCTTGTATCCATGTATGACAGTTTTGCCTTGGGATGCTGAGTGCAACGTGACACAACCTAGCAGAGAAATTTTTATTCTCCATCTAATAGAGTATAACCATTTCATTCGATTGGATCTTTCACCTGGTTGTCCTATTCCTCCTTTAGCCGACTTGTGGTTTATGGTTCGAGAGCCAAGTGTCATTGGTTGGGAGCAAATATTTCAACATCGGATAGCAGAATGGCAGCATTTGGAGACTTTGGTGTAA
- the LOC110795581 gene encoding protein FAR1-RELATED SEQUENCE 5-like produces MRNNFYMAETTGRNSNSQETYAILAPTMIPLLDFGSDGINYNPKFVTSEIFSSDDAAFEWARNIAISNDFKLVKSSWKRGELYLRCNRGERNRGKGRNLETAERPNTKTQACGCKFLIKVAPCKDGEGWNIVLGPEQHGIHNHELITYREGNRQMSGLSLGAKQLVRDMSSAQARPNVILAAVQEQFPEENTNRRHIYNFRDRMRRNDAEGRDSISQFLHLAKESDYLHYIREEAHVVTHAFMAHPTSVKLLRTYPWVIGMDSTYKTNIYKMPFLEICGVTPCNKNFLIAYAFKKDETAESYGWVLDKLRLLLGNEVHPTAIVTDRE; encoded by the exons ATGCGAAACAACTTTTACATGGCCGAGACTACCGGAAGAAATTCAAATTCACaagag acttatgcaaTTCTAGCTCCAActatg ATTCCGTTGCTAGATTTTGGAAGCGATGGTATTAATTATAATCCAAAATTCGTAACTTCTGAAATATTTTCGAGTGATGATGCTGCTTTTGAGTGGGCTAGAAACATTGCTATTAGCAATGATTTTAAGCTTGTGAAGTCCTCATGGAAACGAGGAGAATTGTACTTGAGATGTAACCGCGGTGAAAGAAATAGAGGCAAAGGAAGAAATTTGGAAACTGCGGAACGACCAAACACGAAAACTCAAGCATGTGGTTGCAAGTTTTTGATTAAGGTGGCACCATGCAAAGATGGTGAAGGTTGGAATATTGTTTTGGGTCCTGAACAACATGGTATTCACAACCATGAATTAATTACATATCGAGAGGGCAACCGGCAGATGAGCGGCCTTAGTCTAGGCGCAAAGCAACTTGTTCGTGATATGTCTTCCGCTCAAGCAAGGCCAAATGTCATATTGGCGGCTGTCCAAGAACAATTCCCTGAGGAGAACACCAATAGAAGACACATCTACAATTTTAGAGATCGGATGAGGAGGAATGATGCAGAAGGAAGAGATAGTATAAGTCAATTTCTTCATCTTGCTAAAGAGAGTGATTACTTGCACTACATTAGGGAGGAGGCTCATGTCGTGACACACGCATTCATGGCACACCCTACATCGGTGAAATTGTTACGCACATATCCATGGGTCATTGGCATGGATTCTACGTACAAGACGAATATATACAAGATGCCATTCCTTGAAATTTGTGGGGTTACACCGTGTAACAAGAATTTTCTCATTGCATATGCATTCAAGAAGGACGAGACTGCTGAAAGCTACGGGTGGGTGTTAGATAAACTAAGGTTGTTGCTTGGTAATGAGGTACATCCAACAGCAATTGTGACAGATCGTGAGTAA